AATTATAGTTGATTATCAAAGCATTTTTCCTGCGACAGTTAATAACATAGAAAAAGCGGTATTTGTTCGAAATGTGATCAAAGACGTTTTCCCTCAGGGCACACTCGATGAAACAGTTAAACCTTCAATGGGAGGTGAAGATTTCTCATTTATGTTAAATGCTTGCCCTGGTGCATATGTTTTTCTTGGTAGTGGGAAAGGAGATAACCCTGAACCCTTGCATAGTCCATATTTCGATTTTAATGATGATGTTATTCCTATTGGTGCCAAGCTGCTCGCATCTATCGGATTGAAGTCACTCAGTCAAGATTAGTAATAACCATTTTATACATATTTTAATTAGGGAAGATTATGAAAAAAAATATACCGATGCACCCAATAATGATGGTTTATTTTGTAGTTTGCACTTTAGCTTTAATTTGGCCAGGGGCTGTTATTGCAAATCGTATCGAACCGATGATCTTAGGTTTACCCTTTATGATTTTTTGGTATTTAGCGTGGTTCTTTGTTTGTTTCATTGGACTCGTTATTTGTTATAAGACTGAAGAAGGAGATAAGTAATGAGTTCATCCTCTATGTTGATCACAGCGATTACTGTGGGCTATTTGCTATTGGTTTTATTTGTTGGGATTTGTGCTAAAAAAGGTCAAAAATCTACATTAGAAAATTATGTGACGGGTGGACGTCATATGGGATTTTTAGTGTTGTTTTTTATCTTTGGCGCCGAAATATTTTCAGCCTTTGCCTTTTTAGGTGCACCTGGTTGGTCTTACAGTAAAGGGGTACCTGCACTATACATACTTAGTTATTTAACATTAGGTGTTGTTGTCTGGTGGTTAATGGCTCCTAGCATCGCAGATGCAGGACGTAGAAAAGGGTTTTTAACACAAGCTGAATATCTCCATGACCGTTACCCTAGCAAAGTTTTAACAATAATTATTGGTATTGTGAGCTTAGGGGCGATGGTTCCATATCTTACCATTCAGATTTCTGGTGCTGGACTTCTTTTTCATAGTGCGACAGGTGGTGAGGTTCCTTTTTGGCTTGGAGCTCTAGCTGCAACAGCAGTTGTTACTATTTATGTGTATGTTAGTGGCTTGAGTGGTATTGGTTGGACTAACTTAATGCAAGGGCTGATGATGATCTGTATTGCATGGTACCTTGGTTTAACGATTACTCATGAGTTTTTCGGGGGTGTTGGTGAAATGTTTTTACAGATTAAAGACAATGCACCTGAATATTTAACTATGCCTGGCGCACAAGGAATGGGATGGGGGAGTTTTTCTACGGCCATCTTGGTTAGTACATTGGGTATTGTTATGTGGCCTCATATTTTCATGAAGTTCTATAGTGCTGATAGTTCTAAAACGCTGAAGCGAGTATTTGTATTTTATCCATTATATGCCTATATTTTAGTGCCTGTTTTGTTTATAGGTTTTGCTGGAATATTAATATTTCAAGACCAACCTTTAGAAAAAGCAGATGAAGTATTATTAAAAATTGTAGTGGAACAAGATATCTTTTCTCCTTGGGTGATCGGGGTTGTTTTATCTGGCGCATTAGCTGCTGCGATGTCAACAGCTGCGAACTTAGCTCATTCTAGTGCATCAATATTAACTCGTGATATTTTTTATCATTTACCCGTCGGTTCAAAAATGAATGATAAACAATTATTGCTAATGACCAAGATTGGGGTTGTTATTGTTTCATTAGCTGCGTATGGATTAGCCTTATCTAAACCTGATTCTTTAGTTGCTCTATTATTGGGTGCTTATGGTGTTATTGTACAACTCTTGCCTATGTTAATCGGTGCTCTTTGGTGGAATCAAGCTTCTACTAAAGGTGCTGTTGTTGGGTTAGCTGTAGGTTCTGCTTTAACTTTAGCTTTTCAGCTTAGTGATTTAAGTGTCCCTTGGGGGTGGAATGGAGGTTTCTTTAGTTTGATTATTAATTCGATTTTTTTCTTTGTGATTAGTAAATTAAGCCCAGCTCCTCAACTAAGATCTAAATCTTTATCTTAATAAGTTAAAATTAAAAAAGATAAGAATAAGGAGTATGGCAATAAATGATATATAAATTTTAATTATATATCATTTATTGCCATGTCAATTTTCATATTTATATTTTTAGAAAATAGGAGAAGGATAAAGGCTAAGAACTACCGAAGTTATCTATACCATAAGTATTTATGTATATTAGGTATTATTCTTAATTATGGGTTATTGGCATTTTGCTCCGTATTTAAAATACAAGTGGTCAAGTAAATCTGGTCACTGTTTTGTAGTCATTCCAATACAGGCATTAAATATAATTTATTTATTATAAAAATATTGAGAAGTCTATCCATTTATTACAACTATTTAACTTGAGTAGAAGAGGCTAACTTTTAGTATATAATACTTTTAAAACTCTATAAACATACTCAACAGATCATTGATAAACGTAAGTAAGCTAAAACCGCTTTAACGTACGTGTAAAAGATAGTCTTATGCGGTGTTTAAATCTCTATTCAAGCTCAACTCATATTACTTAAACACGTAAAAATATTTTTTAAATAGCTGAATATTGAAATATAAGCGTCTTGTTATAAATAAGGCACTTTTGCATTTCTATCCCGATATATATATCAATGTGCCTTTGTTTATAATACGTTGAAATTATACCTATAAGATTCTTACGCTAAAAGTCAGATTTCCTCTATAAATGCCTCTCTTAATCAATATCATTTTTAAAAGAAGATATTAAGTATTTTAAAAATTCTGCCGGTGCTGGTGCTAATTGTCTTCCTAAACGAGTAAATATAACGGTATCCATGCTATTTAAATTATTATTACTTAAAAAAATACTGTTCAGGGTCTCGGACCAATTGGGAGTGCTTTTCAGCATAAACTCTGGAATCATTGTTACCCCTCCGTTTGAAGCATAATAATATAAAGCCGTAAGACTATTACTGATCACATTAGGCGTAAGTGTAATACCAGTGTTTTTCTCAACGTTCTCTATTAGTTGTCTTACACCATGTGCTATTTCAGGCAATGCAATATTATACTTTCTAAGAGTGCTCATTTTGATTGGCGCTGGTTCATTATTGATAGGGTGATTTTTATTCGCTGCGACAACCATTGGGCTGAGCGCAACATAATGACTTCGAATCTTAGGGTGATGTGGAGGGTTGAAAATGACTCCAATATGAACGTCATCATCAATCACTTTTCTGACAATATCGTTACTGTTATTCGTTGATAGAATAATTTTTATCTTAGGATATTCCTCATTAAATA
Above is a genomic segment from Psychromonas sp. L1A2 containing:
- a CDS encoding sodium:solute symporter family protein, with amino-acid sequence MSSSSMLITAITVGYLLLVLFVGICAKKGQKSTLENYVTGGRHMGFLVLFFIFGAEIFSAFAFLGAPGWSYSKGVPALYILSYLTLGVVVWWLMAPSIADAGRRKGFLTQAEYLHDRYPSKVLTIIIGIVSLGAMVPYLTIQISGAGLLFHSATGGEVPFWLGALAATAVVTIYVYVSGLSGIGWTNLMQGLMMICIAWYLGLTITHEFFGGVGEMFLQIKDNAPEYLTMPGAQGMGWGSFSTAILVSTLGIVMWPHIFMKFYSADSSKTLKRVFVFYPLYAYILVPVLFIGFAGILIFQDQPLEKADEVLLKIVVEQDIFSPWVIGVVLSGALAAAMSTAANLAHSSASILTRDIFYHLPVGSKMNDKQLLLMTKIGVVIVSLAAYGLALSKPDSLVALLLGAYGVIVQLLPMLIGALWWNQASTKGAVVGLAVGSALTLAFQLSDLSVPWGWNGGFFSLIINSIFFFVISKLSPAPQLRSKSLS
- a CDS encoding LysR family transcriptional regulator translates to MSFLQENRLKFLYEAIQHSSVRAAADFLNIAPSAVSRQISQLEQELDTVLIERHRRGIIATEAGNKLIIYYKQYLIQQEMVLDSLKSLRKLESGTIELAIGEGFINKVTKAMCLFNEEYPKIKIILSTNNSNDIVRKVIDDDVHIGVIFNPPHHPKIRSHYVALSPMVVAANKNHPINNEPAPIKMSTLRKYNIALPEIAHGVRQLIENVEKNTGITLTPNVISNSLTALYYYASNGGVTMIPEFMLKSTPNWSETLNSIFLSNNNLNSMDTVIFTRLGRQLAPAPAEFLKYLISSFKNDID